One Vanrija pseudolonga chromosome 5, complete sequence genomic window, AGTGGCTTTGTGTATTTGGGGTCTGGGGTCATGGTAAGGTCGTGGAAATAGCAAAGCAAGTAATGGCAGCGATGTATGAGTAAAGCATCGGGGGGGTACAACGGGGCCCCACTTTTGTGGACAAcctccaccacaccactTGGGTGGCCTGCTGGGTCAATGTCCTCATGCATGCAACGAATAATGGATGAATGTTTGTTTCTATTAAGCGGCCgaggccttggcgagcttgaggagaCGGCGGtactcctcgtcgccctgcgCCTTGCACAGGGCGTAGAACGCCGTGTTCGGGTCCTTCATGAGTGTTAGGGGGCGGTCGTACTCGAGCACCCTGCCGcgtccgaggacgagcacgcggtCGTAGGCTACAATCgtggcgaggcggtgcgCGATCACGAGCATGGTCGTGTCGGCGAACGCCTCCTTGATGGTCGCGGTGATCTTGGCGTCGGTCCTGCCTGGTCAGCTACCGCCCGTAAATCGTTAGCTGGACCCACTCAAAGTCCACAGACGAGGTAGCCTCGTCCATGACAAGGATTCTCGAGTGCTTGAGCAGGGCACGAGCGAGACAGAGAAGCTGGCGCTGACCGTGACTGAAGTTGGAGCCCTCTGGATTGTCAGCTTCCCTGATAAAGACTCAGCTCACCAACTGCGACCCAGGTGTCAAGATTGGCGAACGGGTTcgtcttggcctcctcctcggtgatggTCTCGGGAAGAAGGTGGACACGCCTCAGAGCGTCATAGATCTGGtagtcgtcgcgctcgcccgaTATGTCTAGGGCGTTGCGCAACGTGCCAGAGGGTAGGCTGCCGTCCTGAGCAACCATGTTGATCCTAGTGCGCAATGCTCTCAGATCGACGTCCGCAATGTCGAGCCCGTCGATTGCAATGTAACCCTTGCGGGGGTCGACAGCTCGGAACAGGCTTAGCGCGAGCGTAGACTTGCCTGATCCTGTCGCGCCGACCAAGCCGACTCGCTGACCGGGGAGGATGTCGAGCGAGATATCGTGGAGTACGTCTGGGAGGTCTGGCGCGTACCGGAAACTGAGGTTGCGGATGGTGATAGCACCCTTGGCAGGCCATGATGGCTCCGGAACAATGCCGTCGTCACTCTCCTGTGGCGTGTCCTCGATGTAGTGGTtgatgcgctcggcgctcacAAACGTCTGCTCGAGCTGAATGAACTTCTCCAGCAAGTCAAAGCAGTCGCCGGACATCTGGGCGGCAAAGTTGAGGATGAAAccagccttggcggcggAGATGTCGCGTCCAACGAGGACGAAACCAGTCGCAGTCAGGAAGACGCTCGACAGGGTGAGGACAACCGCTCGGATGAAGTTGTACGTGATCCAGTTCCAGGTCTCGGCAGACCGTGCGCGGTTCAGAATTGTCTTCATCGACTGGGCCATCACGTTCGGCATGCCGAATCTGTCCATTAGCAATCGCCGCAGACATTCGCCGAGCACTTACGCGCGCAGCATGACCACACCGTCGATCGAGTCGTTGAACAGACTGATGAGCGGCGAGTATGACATGATGGATAAGCGGCGGAGATTGGTTCGAAGCTTGCCCAGCCTGGAATTGTGAGCTGAGGCGAATGAAGAGGTCAACTCACCCGTTCGAGACAAAGAGCACCGGGATGCCGAACAAGACGAAGAACAGCATCATAatctggcgggttagcggGTAATACCAACAAGGGCTACACCCACCGGAGCCTCGAGAGCCACAACAGCCATGGAGAAGGCCACACGGATTATAGCATCCGCGGTACCTGGACAGAGTTAGTCGCGGAGTCGCTAACGCCAACTCACGTCCAACGTCATCAGCCGTGTGAGAGTCCAGTCGCTGCGTGTCCTGGCCAAAGACGTTCAAGATGCGACCCGCGGGCGTGGTCTCGAAGAACGAGAGTGGCGCGTTTCCGATCGAAGCCAGAAGACGGCGATGAATCTTCTTAGTACCCGCCGAGTAGAAACCCACGTTGCCGATACCGTACAGCCAAACCCAGCGCACGCCACCAAAGTAGATGGACAGGAGGTTGACCGAGACGTAGAGTAGGACGTAGTGGTCCAGGTGAGCCGGGTTGGGGTCGCCAGACCACCACTCGAGCACCTTGTTCACAAACACCCAGCCAGCACGGGAGCCGACGTACAGCAAGACGAAGACGATCCAATAGAAGACACCGCCGGTCGCCTTGAACACCATCCAGTACTGGCTGGTGCGGACATGGCCAGACTCCTGGTGCTCGTCCTGGTAAAGAACGCGCGGGTCGTTCCGCAGAGCCACCTCttcgtcctcgaggtcctcgtccaGATGTGTTGGGAGGTCGAAATGCGGGGTGAGCGGCGACGAAGCCtcgttgagctcgaggaaAGTGTCGAGCACCTCTGTGACATCAGGTGGAGGTGGAACTTCCTGCTCTGGTGCTAATTGGGGAAGGTCGCGGCCCTTGCTCTGGACTGGCGAAGCCATGGCGATAAGGCTGGCCACTCGGACGTCGCTGGGGGGACCGACTTGGTCGACGCGGCCCTCAGTCAGCGCAACGACAAAGCCAGCggccttgacgacgaggtcaacgTGGTGGCTGACAAGCACCACAGTTCGGTTGCGGAGAAGACTGCCCTTGAAGCAttcctcgacgaggaacTGGGCCGtgtgcgcgtcgacggcggagagaatgtcgtcgaggtagATGGTGCGCGCACGAGAGTAGACACAGCGCGCGAGGTTGATCCTTGCCTTCTGCCCACCACTGAGATTGACACCAccctcgccaacctcggtcaggtcgccgtcgacaagaATGTCCAGGTCGGTGGTGAGGGAGCACTGGCGGAGCACCTCGTTGTATCGCTCCTCCCAGAACGGCTGGCCAAACAGGATGTTGTCGCGCACCGTCCCGTGGCGAATGTAGCTCATCTGGGGTGCGTAGGCGACCGAGTTCTCGAGCCAGAGGTCTTCGTTCCAGCGGATCTTGATGAGGGACGAGTCGATTGGGACAAGGTCGGAAGCGGAGCGTGGCGAAATGATCCTGCCTCCGgtgaccttggcctcgccgagAAGCGCCCGAAGCTGTTGGGTGTGAGCTCGTTCCAGAGATTATATACCCACGAAGAGTGTCTTGCCCGCTCCAAGAGGTCCGCAAACGAGCGTCAGCTTGCCCTGAGGGAGAGACAGGTTGAGGTTGTTCATGTGGAAGACAACCTCGCCTTCagcgacgtcgtgcgcgcggGGCCAGGTGAACGAAGCACGGTCAAGCGAGATCTGAGTGTCCGAGACATTGCGCTCGTCGATGATGACCTCGGGCTGGTTGAGGTAGTTGGTGATACGATCAAGCGCAATCTTGGTTGACAGGAAGATGTCGATGGCGCTGGTgaaggcgtcgaggccggctgACGGAGTTAACGACCGCGTAGAGGAGTAAACTCACACTTGACACGGAAATACACGGTCATGGCAACAAAGGCGGTAGCTGGGTCCAGGGGATTGCCCAGAACCTTGGTGTAGAACACGAACATGATGAGGACGGCCAAGTGAGGGACCTGGTCGGCAACGATGTTGAACAACGTGCCCAGGGTGTATCGCCATCGCTGCCAAGACGTCTCGATGTCTCGCAGGCCGCCGATTCTCCGCAGCTCGTACTCTTCGAATCCGTTGAGCTGCGAGTTAGCTCGATTAGCAACTGCGCGAAGCTAACCTTGATGACCTTGATACCCATCAGGAactccttgagcgcgccAGTTCGGGCGTCGCGAGCCCGTGCCCACGATCGGTCACATTCTGGTCATTGTCAGAGGGACCACACCCTCGCACACTTACGATAGATCTTCTTGGCGATCCAGACAGACAGAGGGGTGATCAAGGGGATGATCGAGAGACCCACAACGGCACTGACGCCGACCATAGAGAAGAGAAGGTACAAGCCGATCGCCACTGTCGAAGTCAGCTACACCTCGTGATGTGACACTTACGCCTGAACAGGCCGTTGGAAATACTCCAGATGTACGAGGCCATGGACGAAACGGTGCCCGTGTCAATGGTAAGCAGGTTCATGACCTGGCTTCGGCCCTTGTTGGCCTTGCGGTCCTCCTCCGAGGTCAGGTGCTGCGCCTCCATGGCCTTGGCGTCTGTCGCACGCAGAATCTTGGAGTagatgatggcgaggagggtcaTGCGGACGGGGTTGTGGAGGATGTAGTTCTCGCGTACCCAGAGGTAGCCGCTGAGcatgacctcgagcgcctggccGAGGAACAGGCCCCAGCACATGACGTAGGCGTAGCTCGTATCCTGGCCAGTGCCGAACCATCCGATGACCTCGCGGAGAGCGGCAACTTGGACGAACGAGATGACCGTGTTGAGGGTCTCAAGGAAGAAGGCTGAGAGTTAGCCGAGCGCACAAACGTATTGCCAACTCACTGATGATGATGGGCCACTCGCGGCCGATCCAGAGAGCCTTAATCAGACCGATGCTCGAGTACGCCGTGAAGTCGTGCCCTCTGGGGCCAACGTTGCGGAGGtactcgtcgccgctgttTCGGACCCACTCCTCCATCATGGGGATATCGGCGAGGGACAGCTGTTCGACCTGGACGGAgcgcttggcgagggcgagagtCTGGCGTATCAGAACTGCCGCCCATCAGTGCAACTCACGTAGCCGAGGGTCAGGAATGTCAACATGGAGCAGCTCGCATAGTCGGCCACCTGGGGCTCGTAGCCCGtcgtgccgaggtcggcgtcatcAGGCAGCCTGATcttgccgttgtcgtcgtccaggcGCGTCTTGCGCGCGCCGAACGCGGACCCAATGGGCGGCTCATACGTCTGCAGCTTGGGCCCGCGGCGCATGCACCCGACCGCGATGAGCGAGTAGaacaggccgaggaggtgggcgTAGCTGGTGACGATGTCGGCCGGTCCACCGTGCGGGGCGGCCTTGTGTGTGACCACGACATACACTACCCcaggggcgaggtggacgatGATACCCAGCAGACACTGGAGGAAGATGGCAACACACGCGAAGCGGTGCAGGCCCATGTTCTCCGGGTGTCCGAGGTCGGCTGGCCGCAGGCGGGCGGGAAAGGGGCGGAGGTGAAgcgtgacgccgaggaggatgatgcTCGCGGCCTAGATTGGGTGTCAGGGGAGCCACACCGAAAACTTACTGTAAGGACGAGGATGGCAATGTCGCCGACCCAGCGGGCAGtcacgacgagctcgtcggccggcgcgtggatcgaccatgtcgtcg contains:
- the YBT1_3 gene encoding ATP-dependent bile acid permease; this translates as MSHLASDSEILIRHDPVLDEKNPNIDRPVHLRAFRKNVRRCKIALAPGLIAAFLVGCAHATLLPSPTTWSIHAPADELVVTARWVGDIAILVLTAASIILLGVTLHLRPFPARLRPADLGHPENMGLHRFACVAIFLQCLLGIIVHLAPGVVYVVVTHKAAPHGGPADIVTSYAHLLGLFYSLIAVGCMRRGPKLQTYEPPIGSAFGARKTRLDDDNGKIRLPDDADLGTTGYEPQVADYASCSMLTFLTLGYTLALAKRSVQVEQLSLADIPMMEEWVRNSGDEYLRNVGPRGHDFTAYSSIGLIKALWIGREWPIIITFFLETLNTVISFVQVAALREVIGWFGTGQDTSYAYVMCWGLFLGQALEVMLSGYLWVRENYILHNPVRMTLLAIIYSKILRATDAKAMEAQHLTSEEDRKANKGRSQVMNLLTIDTGTVSSMASYIWSISNGLFRLAIGLYLLFSMVGVSAVVGLSIIPLITPLSVWIAKKIYQCDRSWARARDARTGALKEFLMGIKVIKLNGFEEYELRRIGGLRDIETSWQRWRYTLGTLFNIVADQVPHLAVLIMFVFYTKVLGNPLDPATAFVAMTVYFRVKSGLDAFTSAIDIFLSTKIALDRITNYLNQPEVIIDERNVSDTQISLDRASFTWPRAHDVAEGEVVFHMNNLNLSLPQGKLTLVCGPLGAGKTLFLRALLGEAKVTGGRIISPRSASDLVPIDSSLIKIRWNEDLWLENSVAYAPQMSYIRHGTVRDNILFGQPFWEERYNEVLRQCSLTTDLDILVDGDLTEVGEGGVNLSGGQKARINLARCVYSRARTIYLDDILSAVDAHTAQFLVEECFKGSLLRNRTVVLVSHHVDLVVKAAGFVVALTEGRVDQVGPPSDVRVASLIAMASPVQSKGRDLPQLAPEQEVPPPPDVTEVLDTFLELNEASSPLTPHFDLPTHLDEDLEDEEVALRNDPRVLYQDEHQESGHVRTSQYWMVFKATGGVFYWIVFVLLYVGSRAGWVFVNKVLEWWSGDPNPAHLDHYVLLYVSVNLLSIYFGGVRWVWLYGIGNVGFYSAGTKKIHRRLLASIGNAPLSFFETTPAGRILNVFGQDTQRLDSHTADDVGRTADAIIRVAFSMAVVALEAPIMMLFFVLFGIPVLFVSNGLGKLRTNLRRLSIMSYSPLISLFNDSIDGVVMLRAFGMPNVMAQSMKTILNRARSAETWNWITYNFIRAVVLTLSSVFLTATGFVLVGRDISAAKAGFILNFAAQMSGDCFDLLEKFIQLEQTFVSAERINHYIEDTPQESDDGIVPEPSWPAKGAITIRNLSFRYAPDLPDVLHDISLDILPGQRVGLVGATGSGKSTLALSLFRAVDPRKGYIAIDGLDIADVDLRALRTRINMVAQDGSLPSGTLRNALDISGERDDYQIYDALRRVHLLPETITEEEAKTNPFANLDTWVAVEGSNFSHGQRQLLCLARALLKHSRILVMDEATSSVDFETDAKITATIKEAFADTTMLVIAHRLATIVAYDRVLVLGRGRVLEYDRPLTLMKDPNTAFYALCKAQGDEEYRRLLKLAKASAA